Proteins from a single region of Candidatus Polarisedimenticolaceae bacterium:
- a CDS encoding SDR family NAD(P)-dependent oxidoreductase has translation MTVLLTGASSGIGRASALAFARDGAKVLAVARDAARLAALAAELPGRIVPLPADVADGASMEALAAKVLAEHGVPDVVVANAGMGHDARFEATSDEALRRLFELNVFGVWRTVRPFLPGMRERGAGRIVIVSSVVGKRGTPNYSAYSASKFALHGAADALRSELWGTGVSVGLVCPSSTTTEFQQRIVREGVPQKRVRVASHTPESVAVAIVRMASSTRREIVLSAEGRAMHVLNRIAPRLMDWILWRTLVKG, from the coding sequence TTGACCGTCCTCCTCACCGGCGCCTCGTCCGGGATCGGCCGCGCGTCGGCTCTCGCCTTCGCCCGGGACGGCGCGAAGGTCCTGGCCGTCGCGCGCGACGCGGCGCGCCTCGCGGCGCTCGCGGCCGAGCTCCCCGGCCGCATCGTTCCCCTCCCAGCCGACGTCGCGGACGGCGCGTCGATGGAGGCGCTCGCCGCGAAGGTCCTCGCCGAACACGGCGTCCCCGACGTGGTGGTGGCGAACGCGGGGATGGGACACGACGCCCGGTTCGAGGCGACGTCGGACGAGGCGCTCCGGAGGCTGTTCGAGCTGAACGTCTTCGGGGTGTGGCGGACGGTCCGGCCGTTCCTTCCGGGGATGCGCGAGCGGGGGGCGGGACGGATCGTGATCGTGTCGTCGGTCGTCGGCAAGCGCGGGACGCCGAACTACAGCGCCTACTCGGCGTCGAAGTTCGCGCTGCACGGGGCGGCCGACGCCCTGAGGTCGGAGCTGTGGGGCACGGGGGTGAGCGTCGGCCTCGTCTGTCCGTCCTCGACGACCACGGAGTTCCAGCAGCGGATCGTCCGCGAAGGGGTCCCGCAGAAGCGGGTCCGGGTCGCGTCGCACACCCCCGAGTCGGTGGCCGTCGCGATCGTCCGGATGGCGTCGTCCACGCGGCGGGAGATCGTGTTGTCGGCGGAGGGGCGCGCGATGCACGTCCTCAACCGCATCGCGCCGCGGCTGATGGACTGGATCCTGTGGCGGACGCTGGTCAAAGGTTAA